A section of the Chryseobacterium ginsenosidimutans genome encodes:
- a CDS encoding FGGY-family carbohydrate kinase: protein MSKKKVTIVFDIGKTNKKFFLFDKNYKEVVREYTELPLTTDEDGYPTEDLAALQNWIKDNFNAILDNEEYEVKAINFSTYGASFVHLDQKGNVLTPLYNYTKPMDQDILDLFYEKHGDKLKIARETASPQAGMLNSGLQLFWLKYKHPEIFRKIRYSLHLPQYLSYLFTGICVSEFTSIGCHTNLWDYDKADYHDWVYEEEIDALLPPIVPTSASINTSYRNKKIKIGVGIHDSSSALLPYILSKKEPFLLLSTGTWSISLNPFNDESLTDEDIENNCLNYMRIDGKRVKASRFFMGNEYKIQVEKLCAYYGKEYGFHREVQFDQDLYMRLMKNKNIYFRFEGIILKRKMITATDLNSFSTFEEAYHQLMIELMDLQIHTITNAIGNSDIENIYIDGGFTDNDVFMKLMSHHFQHYNVMSTHSPLGSALGASMVISNKKIDETFLQQHYQMKVLQPLILNL from the coding sequence ATGTCCAAAAAAAAAGTAACAATAGTATTTGATATTGGAAAAACCAATAAAAAGTTCTTTTTATTTGATAAAAATTATAAAGAAGTCGTTCGCGAATATACAGAATTACCGCTCACAACTGATGAAGATGGCTATCCTACAGAAGATCTTGCAGCCTTGCAAAACTGGATAAAAGATAATTTTAATGCCATTCTTGATAATGAAGAATATGAAGTAAAAGCAATCAATTTTTCCACTTATGGAGCAAGTTTTGTGCATTTGGATCAAAAAGGAAATGTTCTGACTCCTTTGTACAACTATACAAAACCAATGGATCAGGATATTCTTGATCTTTTTTATGAAAAGCATGGCGACAAACTGAAAATTGCCCGCGAAACAGCATCCCCTCAAGCGGGAATGCTTAATTCTGGTTTGCAATTGTTTTGGCTAAAATATAAACATCCGGAAATATTCAGAAAAATTCGTTACAGTCTTCATTTACCTCAGTATTTATCGTATTTGTTTACCGGAATCTGTGTGTCAGAATTTACGTCAATAGGCTGTCACACCAATTTGTGGGATTATGACAAAGCAGATTATCACGACTGGGTGTATGAAGAAGAAATCGATGCTTTATTGCCACCAATTGTACCAACTTCTGCGAGTATCAATACTTCGTACAGAAACAAAAAAATTAAAATTGGTGTTGGAATTCACGACAGTTCTTCAGCATTATTACCTTATATTTTAAGCAAAAAAGAACCTTTTTTACTGCTTTCTACAGGAACGTGGAGCATTTCGTTAAATCCGTTTAATGATGAAAGCCTTACCGATGAAGACATAGAAAACAATTGTCTGAACTATATGCGAATCGACGGCAAACGTGTAAAAGCATCCCGTTTTTTTATGGGGAATGAGTATAAAATTCAGGTTGAAAAATTGTGTGCTTATTATGGAAAAGAATATGGCTTTCACAGAGAAGTGCAGTTTGATCAGGATTTATATATGCGTTTGATGAAAAATAAAAATATCTATTTTCGCTTTGAAGGCATTATTTTAAAACGGAAAATGATTACCGCAACAGATTTGAATTCATTCTCAACTTTCGAGGAAGCGTATCATCAATTGATGATCGAATTGATGGATTTACAGATTCATACGATCACCAATGCAATAGGTAATTCAGATATAGAAAATATTTACATCGATGGCGGATTTACAGATAATGATGTCTTTATGAAACTGATGTCTCACCATTTCCAGCATTACAATGTGATGTCTACACATTCTCCGTTGGGTTCTGCGTTAGGAGCTTCTATGGTGATTTCCAACAAGAAAATAGACGAAACTTTTCTGCAGCAGCATTATCAGATGAAAGTGCTTCAGCCTTTAATCCTTAATTTATAA
- a CDS encoding alpha-hydroxy acid oxidase, translating to MSFPFDTNYASLELLIEKAKKRMPRFAFEYLDGGCNENINRDRNTSELRDVLLRPRYLNNNYAEANMETELFGVKYSAPFGISPVGLQGLMWPNAPEILAKAAFKHNIPFILSTVTTSSLERIAELTEGKAWYQLYHPREEWLRDDILDRCEASGYDVLCVLSDVPTFGYRAKEIRNGLAMPPQLNFRNVSQALARPEWCLEILKHGVPSFKTMEKYMDKNMNVKQLGQFMNSTFSGRLNSDRIKAIRDKWKGKLVIKGVASDEDAAEAVRLGFDGMIISNHGGRQLDAGESTIAVIKEISEKYKGQIKIMMDSGIRTGPDVARALSCGAEFTFMGRTFMYAVGALGDKGGDHIIEMLKMQFRQVMEQVCCDTPEELQNFRVK from the coding sequence ATGTCATTTCCATTTGATACCAATTATGCTTCCCTTGAATTGCTGATCGAAAAAGCAAAAAAAAGAATGCCCCGTTTCGCTTTCGAATATCTGGATGGCGGCTGCAATGAAAATATCAACCGCGACAGAAATACAAGTGAATTGCGGGATGTTCTGCTTCGTCCGCGTTACCTGAACAATAATTATGCGGAAGCCAATATGGAAACGGAATTATTTGGCGTAAAATACTCGGCTCCGTTTGGAATTTCTCCCGTTGGTCTGCAAGGTCTAATGTGGCCAAATGCGCCCGAAATTTTAGCAAAAGCAGCTTTTAAACATAATATTCCTTTTATTTTAAGCACAGTAACGACCAGCAGTCTCGAAAGAATCGCTGAATTAACAGAAGGAAAAGCCTGGTATCAGTTGTACCATCCGAGAGAAGAATGGTTGCGTGACGATATTCTCGACCGTTGTGAAGCTTCAGGTTATGATGTTTTGTGCGTTTTATCAGATGTTCCGACTTTCGGGTACAGAGCAAAAGAAATCAGAAACGGTCTGGCAATGCCTCCGCAACTGAATTTTAGAAATGTTTCCCAAGCTTTGGCTAGACCTGAATGGTGTCTTGAAATTTTGAAACACGGCGTTCCGAGTTTTAAAACCATGGAAAAGTACATGGATAAAAATATGAATGTGAAACAATTGGGACAATTCATGAACTCTACTTTTTCAGGACGATTAAATTCAGACAGGATCAAAGCCATTCGTGATAAATGGAAAGGAAAATTGGTCATTAAAGGCGTTGCTTCCGATGAAGACGCAGCAGAAGCGGTTCGTTTAGGTTTCGACGGAATGATCATCTCCAATCACGGTGGAAGGCAATTAGACGCAGGAGAATCTACAATTGCCGTAATCAAAGAAATCAGTGAAAAATACAAAGGTCAGATTAAAATAATGATGGACAGCGGGATAAGAACCGGCCCGGATGTGGCACGTGCTTTAAGCTGTGGCGCCGAATTTACCTTTATGGGAAGAACATTTATGTATGCAGTTGGAGCCTTGGGTGACAAAGGTGGTGATCACATTATTGAAATGCTAAAAATGCAGTTCAGACAGGTGATGGAGCAGGTTTGTTGTGATACGCCAGAGGAGTTGCAAAACTTTAGAGTGAAGTAA
- a CDS encoding nuclear transport factor 2 family protein, whose translation MIKKLIFAMSFLMALSVSGQKKNDKDIVTNAAEKLRLAMISGDKSALETLIVPELTYGHSGGHIDDATEFVDKLVSKKSDFVTIDITNQNISIVGNTAIVRHHFYATTADLGKAPGDVTLDILLVWIKVKNDWKLLARQAVKSEKKK comes from the coding sequence ATGATTAAGAAATTAATTTTTGCCATGAGTTTTTTAATGGCACTTTCTGTATCCGGACAGAAAAAAAATGATAAAGATATCGTTACAAATGCTGCCGAAAAGCTAAGATTAGCCATGATAAGTGGCGATAAATCTGCATTGGAAACTTTGATTGTGCCGGAATTGACTTACGGACATTCGGGAGGTCATATAGACGATGCAACAGAATTTGTCGACAAACTAGTGAGTAAAAAATCAGATTTTGTAACCATTGATATTACCAATCAAAATATCAGTATCGTTGGCAATACGGCAATTGTTCGCCATCATTTTTATGCAACGACGGCAGATCTGGGAAAAGCTCCGGGCGATGTGACTTTGGATATTTTATTGGTCTGGATTAAAGTGAAAAACGACTGGAAATTGTTGGCGAGACAAGCGGTGAAGTCGGAGAAGAAGAAATAA
- a CDS encoding GntR family transcriptional regulator has product MAETFEIQINEHSRVPKYKQIVDSILNGIDGGEIKIGEKIPSINELSESCFLSRDTVEKAYKELRKRQIIESVKGKGYYISRINKNDIINIFFLINKPSTYKMMIYNYFVNAIGTKGNVEMYIYHCDETLFINSLKKNLGGFDYYVIMPHFRDEQSKHTSSTQEVLDMIEQIPKNKLLLLDNVKPNISGEYGSIFQDFEHDIYNALEEGLDKIKKYEKIILVYPDKSIHPYPFRIVRGFEKFCKDFKLDYEILDEIYPDMELQDKDIFITIRERDLVNLVKQIRQKNLELGKDIGIISYNETPLKELLGITVITTDFKAMGESAAYMILKNKKESVNNVFKFIQRDSL; this is encoded by the coding sequence ATGGCAGAAACATTTGAAATACAGATAAATGAACATTCCAGAGTTCCCAAATACAAACAAATTGTAGATTCAATCCTAAACGGAATTGATGGTGGAGAAATTAAAATCGGAGAAAAAATACCTTCCATCAATGAGCTTAGTGAATCTTGCTTTCTTTCAAGAGATACGGTAGAAAAAGCCTATAAAGAGCTTCGAAAAAGGCAGATTATCGAGTCTGTAAAAGGAAAAGGATATTACATTTCGCGTATCAATAAAAATGATATCATCAATATTTTCTTTTTAATCAACAAACCGAGTACTTATAAAATGATGATTTACAATTATTTCGTCAATGCAATCGGTACCAAAGGCAATGTTGAGATGTACATTTACCATTGTGATGAAACGCTTTTCATTAATTCTTTAAAGAAAAATCTGGGCGGATTTGATTATTATGTTATCATGCCTCATTTTCGGGACGAACAGTCAAAACATACCAGTTCAACACAGGAAGTTTTAGATATGATTGAGCAGATTCCTAAAAATAAACTTTTATTATTAGATAATGTAAAACCAAATATCTCCGGAGAATACGGCTCAATTTTCCAAGATTTCGAACATGATATTTACAATGCCCTGGAAGAAGGCTTAGACAAGATAAAGAAATACGAAAAAATTATTCTAGTTTATCCTGATAAATCGATTCATCCCTATCCTTTCCGTATTGTAAGGGGGTTTGAGAAATTCTGTAAAGATTTTAAGCTTGATTATGAAATTCTTGATGAAATTTATCCTGATATGGAATTACAGGATAAAGATATTTTCATCACCATTCGGGAACGTGATCTGGTCAATTTAGTAAAGCAGATCAGACAGAAAAATTTAGAATTAGGCAAAGACATCGGAATTATTTCCTACAACGAAACACCTCTTAAAGAATTGCTTGGGATTACCGTTATTACTACAGATTTTAAAGCAATGGGAGAATCTGCCGCCTATATGATTTTAAAAAATAAAAAAGAATCTGTAAACAATGTTTTTAAATTTATCCAAAGGGATTCTTTGTAG